Proteins found in one Pirellulales bacterium genomic segment:
- a CDS encoding sugar phosphate isomerase/epimerase yields the protein MTRSSEPLAVNSSLVGRDLSRRRFLGVATAGAGMAFAGRGLEARAADDYAGFMMGIQTYSLRGYPTEKALQLAKELGFTTLEFATGHLSTKASPAEIDAVKAQVHRLGLKALAHGVNPFTKDHEANRKIFEFAKRFGVRNLSADPHEDAFDSLDKLVAEYDIRIAIHNHGPGARYDKVSDVLNAVKGHHPSIGACADLGHYIRSGEDPVRAITLLAGRLYGVHLKDFAEPKKDAAGVILGKGQLDLPATFRALRKAEFPADACLALEYEEKPENPLDDIRQCLAAAAEGARQSRA from the coding sequence ATGACACGCTCGTCGGAACCGCTTGCGGTGAATTCCTCGCTCGTCGGCCGCGACCTTTCGCGCCGCCGGTTTCTTGGCGTGGCCACCGCTGGCGCCGGAATGGCATTCGCCGGTCGTGGCCTCGAGGCTCGCGCCGCCGACGACTACGCGGGCTTCATGATGGGGATCCAGACGTATTCGCTGCGCGGCTACCCGACGGAAAAGGCGCTGCAGCTCGCCAAAGAGCTGGGATTCACGACCTTGGAATTCGCCACGGGACACTTGAGCACCAAGGCATCGCCGGCGGAGATCGATGCGGTCAAGGCGCAGGTCCATCGGTTAGGGCTGAAGGCGCTTGCGCATGGCGTGAATCCCTTCACCAAGGACCATGAAGCAAATCGCAAGATCTTCGAGTTCGCCAAGCGCTTCGGCGTCCGCAACCTGTCGGCTGATCCGCACGAGGATGCGTTCGACAGCCTCGACAAGCTGGTGGCCGAATACGACATCCGCATCGCCATCCACAATCACGGCCCAGGCGCGCGATACGATAAGGTCTCCGACGTTTTGAATGCCGTCAAAGGCCATCATCCGTCGATCGGCGCGTGCGCCGACTTGGGGCACTACATTCGTTCCGGCGAAGATCCGGTGCGCGCGATCACGCTGTTGGCCGGCCGACTGTACGGCGTACATCTCAAGGATTTCGCCGAACCGAAAAAGGATGCCGCGGGCGTAATCCTCGGCAAGGGACAATTGGATTTGCCAGCGACGTTCCGGGCGCTGCGCAAGGCCGAATTCCCGGCCGATGCCTGCCTTGCCCTGGAGTACGAAGAGAAGCCGGAGAATCCGCTGGACGATATCCGCCAGTGCCTGGCGGCGGCAGCCGAAGGGGCGCGGCAGTCGCGCGCTTGA
- a CDS encoding hemolysin III family protein yields the protein MAISSDNTFDAGTATLPRLEDEIANSITHGIGLALSLVGAAALVIAAARTADTREFVGCLIYGLSLVAVYAASTLSHVFWQPRLRRVFRMLDQGCIYLLIAGTFTPLALRYLRDGWWWVLLATMWTIAVVGFCSKVFLAHRVEAVSTAAYVVMGWLPVLAAKPMIAVTPGRCLWMMFAGGLCYTVGTLFLTFDRKALYLHAVWHIFVIAGSAVHYFAILEYALPGATV from the coding sequence GTGGCGATTTCTTCCGACAACACATTCGACGCGGGCACGGCCACCCTGCCGCGCCTCGAAGACGAGATCGCCAACAGCATCACGCATGGCATCGGACTCGCCCTGAGCCTGGTCGGAGCTGCCGCGCTGGTCATCGCCGCGGCCCGTACCGCCGACACCCGCGAGTTCGTCGGCTGCCTGATTTATGGCCTGTCGCTGGTGGCCGTGTACGCGGCCTCGACGTTGTCGCACGTCTTCTGGCAGCCGCGGCTGCGACGCGTGTTCCGCATGCTCGATCAAGGGTGCATCTACCTGTTGATCGCCGGCACATTCACGCCGCTCGCCTTGCGCTATCTTCGCGACGGATGGTGGTGGGTACTCTTGGCCACGATGTGGACGATCGCCGTCGTCGGTTTCTGCTCGAAGGTGTTCCTGGCACATCGCGTCGAGGCCGTGTCGACGGCCGCTTACGTCGTGATGGGCTGGCTGCCCGTGCTGGCCGCCAAGCCGATGATCGCCGTGACGCCCGGCCGCTGCCTGTGGATGATGTTCGCCGGCGGGCTGTGCTACACGGTGGGGACCCTGTTCCTGACCTTCGACCGCAAGGCGCTCTACCTGCACGCCGTGTGGCACATCTTCGTGATCGCGGGGAGTGCCGTGCATTACTTCGCGATCCTCGAGTACGCCTTGCCGGGCGCGACCGTGTAG
- a CDS encoding Gfo/Idh/MocA family oxidoreductase — translation MKRSTSRRDFLKSTTAAGVGFWVAAGATPKESRSAIERIRFACIGVGGKGSSDSKDASRNGDVVAICDIDDNTLNKAGDAFSGAKKYNDFRKLLEEMGPNIDAVTVSTPDHTHAAASLMAMRMGKACFTQKPMTHSIYEARRMGEVAREMKVATQMGNQGTANRGLRQAAAVVKAGTLGNVKEVHVWTNRPIWPQGAGRPPETEVPKHVHWDLWIGPAAYRSYANGYHPFAWRGYWDFGTGALGDMACHTMNMPYMALDLQHPISVEAQTSGHNKETYPAWSIIKYEFPATEKRGPVTFTWYDGKKLPPAELLQSVKWPKEAIKDGPKGDKAETFETAISGALLIGDKASMYSPGDYADKYYLPEGMEKPKIEVETMNHFAEYARAIKEGIPATSNFPNYSGPLTEIVLLGNLAVWSGNKVLWDAKELKAKGAPELDSMIRPTYREGYTL, via the coding sequence ATGAAGCGTTCAACGAGTCGTCGTGACTTCTTGAAATCCACCACCGCCGCGGGCGTCGGCTTTTGGGTCGCCGCCGGCGCCACGCCGAAGGAAAGCCGCTCGGCCATCGAGCGCATTCGCTTCGCCTGTATCGGCGTGGGCGGTAAGGGAAGCAGCGATTCGAAGGACGCCAGCCGCAACGGCGACGTCGTCGCGATTTGCGACATCGACGACAACACGCTCAACAAGGCGGGCGACGCTTTCTCCGGCGCCAAGAAGTACAACGACTTCCGCAAGCTGCTGGAAGAAATGGGACCGAACATCGACGCCGTCACCGTCAGCACGCCGGATCACACGCACGCCGCGGCCTCGCTGATGGCCATGCGGATGGGCAAGGCCTGCTTCACGCAGAAGCCCATGACCCACAGCATCTACGAAGCCCGCCGCATGGGCGAAGTCGCTCGCGAGATGAAGGTCGCCACGCAGATGGGCAACCAAGGCACCGCCAACCGCGGTTTGCGTCAGGCCGCCGCCGTCGTGAAGGCCGGCACGCTGGGTAACGTCAAGGAAGTACACGTCTGGACGAATCGTCCCATCTGGCCGCAAGGCGCGGGTCGTCCGCCCGAGACCGAAGTGCCCAAGCATGTGCACTGGGACCTGTGGATCGGCCCGGCCGCCTATCGCTCGTACGCCAACGGCTATCACCCGTTCGCCTGGCGCGGTTACTGGGACTTCGGCACCGGCGCCCTGGGCGACATGGCCTGCCATACGATGAATATGCCGTACATGGCGCTCGACCTGCAGCACCCGATCTCGGTCGAGGCGCAGACCTCGGGCCACAACAAGGAAACCTATCCGGCCTGGTCGATCATCAAGTACGAGTTCCCGGCCACGGAGAAGCGCGGGCCCGTAACCTTCACCTGGTACGACGGCAAGAAGCTGCCCCCCGCCGAGTTGCTGCAAAGCGTCAAGTGGCCGAAGGAGGCCATCAAGGACGGCCCCAAGGGGGACAAGGCCGAGACGTTCGAGACCGCGATCTCGGGCGCGCTGTTGATTGGCGACAAGGCTTCGATGTACTCGCCGGGCGATTACGCCGACAAGTACTACCTGCCCGAAGGCATGGAGAAGCCGAAAATCGAAGTCGAAACGATGAACCACTTCGCCGAGTATGCCCGCGCCATCAAGGAAGGCATCCCGGCGACGTCCAACTTCCCGAACTACTCCGGTCCGCTCACCGAGATCGTGCTGTTGGGCAACCTGGCCGTGTGGAGCGGCAACAAGGTTCTCTGGGACGCCAAGGAACTGAAGGCCAAGGGCGCCCCCGAGCTCGACAGCATGATCCGTCCGACCTACCGCGAAGGCTACACCCTGTAA
- a CDS encoding zinc-dependent alcohol dehydrogenase family protein — protein MRAMLLERPHAPLRAADIPDPRPGENELLIEVRACGVCRTDLHVVDGELTSPKSPLVPGHEIVGIVAELGTNVAGFRVGQRVGVPWLAWTCGECPFCRRGEENLCDRPRFTGYTVDGGYAQFTIADARYCFAIPESYSDAEAAPLLCAGLIGYRSLRMAGDAGRLGIYGFGAAAHIVAQVAVHQGREVFAFTRAGDDKAQQFARSLGAAWAGASEENPPALLDAAILFAPVGSLVPLALSAVRKGGIVVCAGIHMSTIPAFSYDLLWGERAVRSVANLTRRDGDELLALAPQVPVKTEVTTFPLARANEALDALRSGRVHGAAVLTI, from the coding sequence ATGCGCGCCATGCTTCTTGAGCGTCCGCACGCTCCATTACGTGCCGCCGACATTCCCGACCCGCGGCCCGGCGAAAACGAGCTGCTGATCGAAGTCCGGGCGTGCGGCGTGTGCCGCACCGACCTGCACGTCGTCGACGGCGAACTGACCTCTCCGAAGTCGCCACTCGTGCCCGGGCATGAAATCGTAGGAATCGTCGCGGAATTGGGAACAAACGTCGCAGGATTCCGCGTGGGCCAACGCGTGGGCGTTCCCTGGCTCGCCTGGACGTGCGGCGAATGCCCCTTCTGTCGGCGCGGGGAAGAGAACCTTTGCGACCGGCCCCGCTTCACGGGATACACCGTCGACGGCGGTTACGCCCAATTCACGATTGCCGATGCGCGATATTGCTTTGCGATTCCTGAAAGCTATTCCGACGCCGAAGCCGCGCCGCTTTTGTGCGCTGGGTTGATCGGTTATCGCTCCTTGCGGATGGCCGGCGATGCGGGACGGCTGGGGATTTATGGATTCGGCGCCGCGGCACACATCGTCGCCCAGGTGGCCGTTCACCAAGGGCGCGAAGTCTTCGCCTTCACGCGCGCCGGGGACGACAAAGCGCAGCAATTCGCGCGCTCGCTCGGCGCCGCTTGGGCCGGCGCCTCGGAAGAAAACCCTCCGGCCCTGCTCGATGCGGCCATCCTGTTCGCGCCTGTCGGGTCGCTCGTGCCGCTGGCCCTATCCGCGGTGCGCAAAGGAGGAATCGTCGTCTGCGCCGGAATCCACATGAGCACGATTCCGGCGTTCTCCTACGACCTGCTATGGGGCGAACGCGCGGTTCGGTCGGTCGCGAACCTGACGCGTCGGGACGGGGATGAGCTGTTAGCTCTCGCCCCGCAGGTGCCCGTCAAGACCGAGGTCACGACCTTTCCACTGGCACGCGCCAACGAGGCGCTCGACGCGCTCCGTTCAGGCCGGGTTCACGGCGCTGCCGTGCTGACGATCTAA